The genomic interval GTTGGCGACGAACGTCGCGAGATCCGGGTGGTGGTCGACGATATCGATCTTCTCCCCAGCCAGCTCCTCCGTGACGGCGCGGACGCGGCGTCCCATCTCGCCGATGCACGAGCCCTTCGCGTTGACCGAGGGGTCGTTCGCCTTGACCGCGATCTTCGTGCGATGGCCGGCTTCGCGCGCCAGCGAGACGATCTCGACGAGTCCGCCGGCGATCTCGGGCACCTCGAGTGCGAACAGCTTGCGGACCAGTCCTGGGTGGGTGCGCGAGACGGTGATCGCCGGTCCCTTCGCGCCCTTCGCGACGCCGGTGACGTACACGCGCAGACGACGGCCGTGGGTGTACTCCTCGCCGGGGACCTGCTCCTCAGGAGGGAGGATCGCCTCGACGCTGCCGAGGTCGACGTGGATCATCCGCGGGTTAGGGCCCTGCTGGATGATGCCGGCGACGATGTCGCCCTCCTTGCCGCGGAATTCGCCGAGCACCGCTTCGTCAGCGATGTCACGCAGCCGCTGGCCGATGACCTGCTTGGCAGCGTAGGCGGCGATGCGACCGAAGTCCTCTGGAGTGGTCTCCTCCTCGCCGATGATCGCGCCCTCTTCGTCGCGCACCGGCTGCAGGACGGCGACGTGGCCGTTCTTGCGGTCGAGCTCGACTCGTACGCCCTCGGGGATCGCGCCGTCTTCAGAGACGTGCTTGCCGTAGGCGGTCAGAATCGCCTGTTCGATGATCGACACGAGTTCATCGAAGGGGATCGCCTTCTCTTTCTCGATTCCGCGCAGCAGTGCGAGTTCGATGTCCATCAGCGGCCTCCCTATTAAGCTCTCCCCGCATGAGAACGCTCTGCGGGCATCAGAACAGGATAGCCGAA from Microbacterium sp. H1-D42 carries:
- the nusA gene encoding transcription termination factor NusA; this encodes MDIELALLRGIEKEKAIPFDELVSIIEQAILTAYGKHVSEDGAIPEGVRVELDRKNGHVAVLQPVRDEEGAIIGEEETTPEDFGRIAAYAAKQVIGQRLRDIADEAVLGEFRGKEGDIVAGIIQQGPNPRMIHVDLGSVEAILPPEEQVPGEEYTHGRRLRVYVTGVAKGAKGPAITVSRTHPGLVRKLFALEVPEIAGGLVEIVSLAREAGHRTKIAVKANDPSVNAKGSCIGEMGRRVRAVTEELAGEKIDIVDHHPDLATFVANALSPAKVTSAFVLDANTKAVRALVPDYQLSLAIGKEGQNARLAAKLTGAKIDIQPDSVMGDA